In the genome of Telluria mixta, the window GAACGCAGTCTCGTCGCGAAACATGCAGACGTCGTCGTGCGGCTGTGGCACGACTGTTTCCACATATAAGAATTTTCTTTAGGAAAGTATTTACGAATTGATTTTCGTCAATACGTAAGACTCCGGTAGGGCCAACGTAGTGATCTACGTCAAGCCTATTACCGGAGTCTTCATGCAACAGCGTACAAGAATCGCATTGGCCGTGGCCCTTGCCACGCATACGATGTCGGCCCTTGCACAAGAACCACTGCAGCGCGTCGAAGTGACGGGCTCGCGCATCCGCCAGGTCGACCTGGAAACGGCGCAGCCGATCCAGGTGCTGACCCAGGACCAGATCCAGAAGACCGGCCTCGTCACCGTCGGCGACATCATCAACAACCTGTCCGCCGCCGGCACCCCGGCCTTTTCCAAAGGGCAGACGTTGACGTCGAACCGCGAACAGGGCGGCCAGTACATCAACATGCGCAACCTCGGCGCGAACCGGCTGCTGGTGCTGGTAAACGGCAAGCGCTGGACGCAGACGGTCGCCGGCTACACCGACATGTCGACGATCCCGGCGGCGCTGATCGAGCGCATCGACATCCTGAAGGATGGCGCTTCGTCGATCTACGGGTCGGACGCGATCGCGGGTGTCGTCAACATCATCCTCAAAAAGAGCATGCAGGGCGGCCTGGCCAGCGTGTACGCAGGCCGCAACGAACAAGGCGACGGCAGAAAGAAGGACTATGCCCTGTCGTACGGTGCGGGCGGCGACAGGGCGAACATGATGTTCGGCCTGACGTACACCGAGGACGGGGCCGTGTGGGCGAAGGACCGCGACATCACCGCCTTTCTGTACGGCCCCGGCCACGTGAACGCCAGCCTCGGCACGGGCCCGTGGGGCCGCATCCGCCAGGTGAACGCCGGCGGCGGCGCGACCGGTTTCAACAAGATCCTGAACCACACCGGTTCGTACCTGGGCGACGGCACCGGCACCCGCTCGCGCGATCCGAACAATTACCACGACTATACCGGCGCGGATGCCGATACGTTCAACTCGTCGGACCAGATGATGTATCTGTCGCCGACCCGGCTGGCGTCCATCTTCACCAGGGGCAGCATCACCCTGCCGCACGCGATGCGCTTCACGACCACGGCGATGTTCGCGGACCGCACGGCGGCGCGCGAGAACGCCGGCTACCCGCTGAGCTCCCTTACGCAGAGCAAGTTCCCCGTCTACATCGACAAGAACAGTTACTACAACCCGTACCCGGGCCAGGACCTGTTCTTTTACCGGCGCACGACCGAAGTGCCGCGCATGGCGACCAACGAGAACCGGACGCTCCACATCGACGTCGGCCTGGAAGGCACCGTCGACCTGTCCGGCAAGGCGTGGAGCTGGAGCGTCGGCTACAACCACAGCGCCATCACGGGCGCCATCCTGTCGAAAGGCCACCTGAACCTGCTGAACCTCAAAAAGGCGCTCGGCCCATCGTTCCTGAACGCGGCGGGTGCCGTACAGTGCGGCACGGCCGCCAACCCGATCCCGCTGGCCGAGTGCGTGCCGTTCGACATCGTGGGCGGCCCGTCGGCGTCGACCGCCGCGGCGCTGGACTACGTGATGTCCACCGGCCAGGCCACCTACGGCTCGACCATCAACAGCGCCACCGCCGACATCACCGGCGACCTGTTCGACCTGCCGGCCGGCGCGGTCGGCATCGCGGCCGGGCTCGAGCACCGCTCCGTCTGCGGCTACGACCGTCCGGGCCAGTTCGAGCAGTCGGGCTACTCGACCGACCTGGCAGGCAACGCCACCGTCGGCAGGTACACGGTGCGCGAAGCCTATATCGAATTCAACGTCCCGCTGCTGAAGAACAAGCCGTTCGCGCAACTGCTGGGCATCGACATCGCGTCGCGCCATTCCGACTACAGCAACTTCGGCAACACCACGAACAGCAAGGCCAGCGTGATGTGGAAGCCGGTGCGCGACCTGCTCGCGCGCGCCACGTACGCCCAGGGCTTCCGCGCGCCGACCCTGAACGACACCTTCGGCGGCGGTTCGCAGGCCTTTGACGCCTACCTGGACGCGTGCGACAGCAAGTATGGCGAAGCGGCGAAGAACCCGGCCGTGGCGGCCCGCTGCGCGGCCGCCGGCGTTCCGGCCGGGTTCCGCCAGGTCAACCAGGCCGGCACGCCCGTCCCCGCCGGCGGCGCGCAGACGCCGTTCCCGTTCCAGCAGGGCGCCGGCAACGCCGCGCTGCAGCCGGAAACGGCGACGACGAAGACCATCGGCCTCGTCTACAGCCCGGGCTGGCTGAACGGCGCCTCGATCGCGCTGGACTGGTTCGACATCCACGTCGAGAACCGCATCACGGGCGTGACCGCGGCCTACGAGATCAACCAGTGCTATGTCGGCGGCGTGCAGGCGTTCTGCGACAGGATTCAGCGCGACCCGGTCACCGGCATGATCACGAGCCTGTCGCGCCGCAACGCCAACCTGGGCGAACTGCAGACGAAGGGCTTCGACCTGGCCCTCGCTTACCGTTTCCCGCGCACGGCCTTTGGCCAGTTCAACGTACGTTCGGAATCGACTTATACCGAAACGTTCCGCATCAGGAGCACGCCGGCGTCGAACTGGGACAACTATGCCGGCGAGTTCACGTACAACCGCGTGAAGTCGAACCTGGCACTCGACTGGAACCTCGGCAACTGGAGCGCCACGCTGGCGTCGCGCTACTACAGCGGCGTGAAGGTCCATTGCTGGAGCGCGGCCAATAACGAGGAATGCAGCAACCCGAACGACCCGGCCAGCTGGGGCACGGGCTACACGAAGTTCGGCGCACAGGTCTACAGCGACCTGTCGCTGGGGTATGCCCTGCCGTGGCAAGCGAAGCTGCTGGTCGGCGCCAACAACGTATTCGACCGCAAGCCGCGCATCGTCTACGACGCCAACACGTCCTTCGTGAACGGCACGTCGGCGTCATCGGCTGTCGATCCGCAGATGCCGATCGATCGCCTGTTCTACGTGCGCTACAACCAGTCGTTCTGACCTTTCAAGAAATTTTGCCTGTTGTACAAATGTAACAGTCTAAAAAGCAGGCAAATTCTCTTGCCCCAATCTGGTGCATTCCGGCCGTAAAAGAATGTTGCACCCATTCTAGCGATCTGTAGGGGGTTCTACGTCCAAACTGATGCATTCAGCATAGATTCATGTCTGTACCCAACATTTGTTTCCGTAAATACGCCCAACTTCGGTGATTTACTTGTAATTACGCAAACCCGCAACACCCACAAATATGCACCCTCGAACATTGACAGGCTGCCACGGTGGATGCTTCCATTGCCAGCTTGAAAAAAAATGTTAACCACATTGCTTTCAAGACAGTCGCTTCGCAGCGACGGCCTCACACGGCTGCTGCTACCCAGTTCGCCGTGCTCTAACCTAGGAGTTTTGTAACCATGATGGAAAAAGTCTTGTCCCGCTCGATCCGCCTGATCTGCGTCAGCGGCATCGCGTTCGGGATGCACGCGGCTTACGCGCAAGAGACCCAACCGGCGCCGCTGCAGCGTGTCGAAGTGACTGGCTCGCGCATCCGCCAGGTCGACCTGGAAACGGCACAACCGATCCAGGTGATGACCCAGGAACAGATTCAAAAGACGGGTCTCGTGACCGTCGGCGACATCCTGAACCAACTGTCTTCCGCCGGCACGCCGGACTTCGACCGCGGCGGTTCGCTGACGTCGAACCGCGAAAACGGCGGCCAGTACATCAGCCTGCGCAACCTGGGCTCGAACCGCCTGCTGGTCCTGGTGGACGGCAAGCGCTGGACCCAGTCCGTCGACGGCTACACCGACATGTCGACCATCCCGTCGGCCATGATCGAGCGCATCGAAGTCCTGAAGGACGGCGCCTCGTCGATCTACGGCTCGGACGCGATCTCGGGCGTGGTCAACATCATCCTGAAGAAGCGCATGGATGGCGGCCAGCTGAGCCTCTACAGCGGCGCCAACGACAAGGCCGACGGCCGCGCCAAGGACTTCTCGCTGACCTACGGCGCGAGCAGCGACAAGGCGTCGCTGATGGTCGGCCTGTCGCACACCGAACAGGGCACCGTGTGGGCCCGCGACCGCGACATCACCAAATACCCGAAGGGCCCGGCTCACCCGACGTCCGGCCTGGGCGCCGGTCCGTGGGCTGAAGTCCTGCCGGCCAACGGCGATGCGTTCGACTACGTGCTGAACCACACCGGCGGCGCCGGCGGCAACGGTATCGGCACGGGCTCGGACCCGCGCAACACGGCCAACTACCACGACTGGAAGAGCAGCATCGTCGAGGACAAGTTCAACAGCGCCTCGCAGATGATGTTCCAGATGCCGAATCGCCTGGACACGCTGTTCACCAAGGGCACGCTGGAACTGCCGTACAACATGCAGCTGAGCACGACCGCGATGTACTCGCAGCGCCAGTCGTCCGCGCAGGTCGCAGGCTACCCGCTGCGCAGCGATGCGCAGCCGAGCTACCCGGTCTATATCGACAAGGACAACTACTACAACCCGTTCGGTGAAGACCTGTACTTCATCCGCCGCACCGTCGAAGTGCCGCGCGTGACGGAAAACACGAACAACACGTTCCACGTCGACACCACCCTGTCGGGCACGTTCGACTGGAAGGGCAAGGCCTGGAACTGGGACGTGGGCTACAACCACAGCGCCGTCCGCGGCACGACCATGGGCACCGGCAACGTCAACCTGCTGAACCTGAAGAAGGCTCTGGGTCCGTCGTTCCTGAACGCCAACGGCGTCGTCCAGTGCGGCACCGCTGCCGCCCCGATCCCGCTGGCGGAATGCAAGCCGTTCAACATCATCGCCGGTCCGGGCGCAACCAACAAGGAAACCCTGGACTACGTCATGTCGACCGGCCAGGCAACCTACGGCTCGACCATCAACAGCGCGACCGCCAACATCAGCGGCGAGCTGCTGCAGCTGCCGGCCGGCATGCTGGGCGTGGCAGGCGGCGTCGAACACCGCGAAGTGCGCGGCTACGACATCCCGGGCCAGTTCGAGCAATCGGGCTACTCGACCGACCTGGCAGGCAATTCGACCATCGGCAAGTACTCGGTGCGTGAAGCCTACCTCGAAACGAACATCCCGATCCTGAAGGGTGTGCGCTTCGCGGAACTGCTGAGCGTCGACCTGGCGACCCGCTACTCGGACTACAGCAACTTCGGCAACACCCACAACAGCAAAGCCAGCTTCATGTGGAAGCCGATCAAGGACCTGCTGGTCCGTGGCACGTGGGCACAAGGCTTCCGCGCACCGACCGTGGGCGACACGTTCGGCGGCGGCCAGCAGACCTACGACACGTACATGGACCCGTGCGACAGCGCCTACGGCCAGCGCGGTACGCCGGGCGTCGATGCACGCTGCACGGCGGCAGGTGCGCGTCCGGGCTTCCGCCAGACCGACCAGACCAACACCCCGATCAGCGACGCGGGCGGCGCACAGAGCGCCAACCCGTTCATGTCGGGTGCCGGCAATGCATCGCTGCAGCCGGAACGCGCCAAGACGAAGACCTTCGGCTTCGTCTACAGCCCGGCCTTCCTGCCGGGTCTGTCGGGCTCGCTGGACTGGTACAACATCCGTGTCGACAACCTGATCAGCGGCATCTCGGCCACCCAGGTCGCCGAATACTGCTACGTGCAGGGTGTCGCTTCGTTCTGCAACGCGATCAAGCGTGACCCGATCACGGGCCAGATCACCAACCTGTCGCGCGGCAACGCCAACCTGGGCGCGCTGGAAACCGAAGGCTACGACCTGTCGCTGGCCTACCGCTTCCCGCGTGGTGCCTACGGCGCGTTCGGCCTGCGTTCGGACTCGACCTTCGTGACCAAGTACCGCACCAAGGCCGATAACACGGCCGACTGGGAAAGCTCGCTGGGCGAATACGACGGCGGTGGCGGCTACGCTTACTACCGCGTCAAGTCGAACGTCGCGCTGGACTGGAGCCTGGGCAACTGGAGCGCCACCTGGACGGCCCGTTACTTCGGCGGTATCCGCGACAAGTGCTTCAGCAGCACCGTGGAATGCTCGACCCCGAAAGGTCTCGCCAACTGGGGTACCGGCTACAACCAGAAGGGTGCAATGGTCTACAACGACGTGAGCGTCGCGTACAAGACCTCGTGGAAAGGCCAGATCATGGTCGGCGCCAACAACATCTTCGACAAGGAAGCGCGTACCACCATCCTGGGTGCGTCGTCCTCGTCGGCGGTGGACGCCAACCTGCCGATCGACCGCTTCATCTACGTGCGCTACAACCAGTCGTTCTAATCCCCGTTTGAACGCCTGAACAATGCCCGCCAGGTTCGCCTGGCGGGCATTTTTTCATCCGAGCGGCTATCATGAACGGTCGATGAACAAGTCACGAACCATGCCTATCAAACTCAAGACCGAAAAAGATATCGCCAAGATGCGCGTCTCCGGCCGCCTGGCGGCCGAGGTGCTGGAAATGATCGCGGAATACGTCGTCCCCGGCGTCTCCACCGAAGAACTCGACCGGCGCTGCAACGACTACATCCGCAAGGTGCAGAAGGCCACGCCCGCCAACGTCGGCTACCACGGCTTTCCGAAGACCCTGTGCACGTCCGTGAACAGCGTCGTCTGCCACGGCATCCCCTCCCCCGCCGAGATCCTGCAGGATGGCGACATCGTCAACATCGACGTCACCGTGATCAAGGACGGCTGGCATGGCGACACGAGCCGCATGTACTTCGTCGGCACCCCGAGTCCGGAGGCGAAGAAGCTCGTCGACACGACGTACGACGCCATGATGGCCGGCATCCGCGCCGTGCGCCCGGGCGCGCGCCTGGGCGACGTGGGCCATGCGATCCAGAAGCTGGCGGAAGCCCAGGGCTATTCCGTCGTGCGCGAATACTGCGGCCACGGCATCGGCAAGGTCTACCACGAAGACCCGCAAGTGCTGCACTACGGCCGCCCGAACACGGGCATGCTCATCAAGGAAGGCATGACGTTCACGGTCGAACCGATGATCAACCTGGGCGACGCCGACGTCGAACAGCTCGACGACGGCTGGACGGTCGTCACGCGCGACCGGTCGTTGTCCGCGCAGTGGGAACACATGATCGCGGTGACGAAGAACGGGTTCGAGATATTGACCCCGTGGCCGAAGAGCAAATAAAAAAAGCGCTCCCGAGGGAGCGCTTTTTCATGGTGCCGAACCCGATTATTTCGCGTTCATCAGCGCCACGGTGGTGTCCAGCATGCGGTTGCTGAAGCCCCACTCGTTGTCGTACCACGACGACACCTTCACCAGGCGGCCCGACACCTTGGTCAGGGTCGCGTCGAAGTTCGACGATGCCGGGTTGTGGTTGAAGTCGACCGACACCAGCGGCTCGGTGTTGTACGTCAGGATGCCTTTCAGCGCGCCTTCCGATGCGTCCTTCATCAGCTTGTTGATCTCTTCGACCGTCGTGTCGCGCTTGGCGATGAACGACAGGTCGACGATCGACACGTTGATGGTCGGCACGCGGATCGCGTAGCCGTCCAGCTTGCCGTTCAGTTCCGGCAGCACGAGGCCGACGGCGGCGGCGGCGCCGGTCTTGGTCGGGATCATCGACTGCGTGGCCGAACGGGCGCGGCGCAGGTCTTCGTGCATCACGTCGGTCAGCACCTGGTCGTTGGTGTAGGCGTGCACGGTGGTCATCAGGCCGTTTTCCAGGCCGATGGCGTCGTTCAGCGGCTTGACCAGCGGGGCCAGGCAGTTGGTGGTGCACGATGCGTTCGAGATGACGGTGTCCGTCGACTTCAGCACGTCCTGGTTCACGCCGAACACGATGGTGGCGTCGACATCCTTGCCGCCCGGTGCCGAGATGATGACCTTCTTGGCGCCGCCTTTCAGGTGGGCCGATGCCTTTTCCTTGGTGGTGAAGAAGCCGGTGCATTCCAGCACGACGTCCACGCCCAGCTCGCCCCACGGCAGTTCGGCCGGGTTGCGCTGCGCGTACACGCGGATGCGGTCGCCGTTGACGATCATGTAGTCGCCGTCCACTTCGACGGTGCCCGGGAACTTGCCGTGGGTCGTGTCGTAACGGGTCAGATGGGCGTTGTGCTCGACGTTGCCGAGATCGTTCAGCGCCACGATCTGGATGTCCTGCTTCTTGCCGCCTTCGTAGAAAGCGCGCAGCACGTTGCGGCCGATACGGCCATAACCGTTGATTGCTACTTTGATCGTCATTTATTCACTCCTGATTAAAAAAATCGTAACACCGAAGCATAGCGTGAAACCCGCCGGCCGGACAGTCTCAGGGCCGGCGGGTGCAATCCATCAGGCCGGGAGGACCGATTTGACCTTGGCGACAACATTCTCGACCGTGAAGCCGAAGTGCTTGAACAGCACCGGGGCCGGAGCCGATTCGCCGAAGGTATCGATGCCCACCACGGCACCTTCCAGGCCGACGTACTTGTACCAGAAGTCCGTCACACCAGCCTCGACGGCCACGCGCGGGATGCCGCGGCCCAGCACGGCAGCCTTGTAGGCCGCGTCCTGGCGCTCGAACACGTCGGTCGACGGCATCGACACCACACGCACCTGGATACCCTGGCCAGCCAGGGTTTCGGCGGCTTTCACCGCCAGTTCCACTTCCGAACCCGTCGCGATCAGGACCGCGGCCGGATTCGCCACATCGCGCAGCACGTAGCCGCCCTTGGCGATGTTCGCGACGGTTGCCGCGTCACGCTCCATGAACGGCAGGTTCTGGCGCGAGAAAATCAGGGTCGACGGACCGTCCTTGCGCTTGACCGCAGCGCCCCAGGCGACGGTCGATTCCGTCGTGTCGCACGGACGCCAGTTGTCCAGGTTCGGGATCAGGCGCAGCGACGAGACGTGTTCGACCGACTGGTGCGTCGGGCCGTCTTCGCCCAGGCCGATCGAGTCGTGCGTGAACACGAACAGCGAACGGATCTTCATCAGCGCGGCCATGCGCAGGGCGTTGCGGCTGTAGTCCGAGAACGTCAGGAACGTGGCGCCGAACGGGATGAAGCCGCCGTGCAGGGCGACACCGTTCATCATCGCGGCCATGCCGAATTCGCGCACGCCGTAGTTGATGTGGTTGCCCGGGGTGCCCGAACGGACGGCGACCGATTCCTTCCAGTTGGTCAGGTTCGAGCCGGTCAGGTCGGCCGAGCCGCCCAGGAATTCCGGCAGCACCGGGGCCAGCGCCTGGATCGCGTTCTGGCTCGCCTTGCGGGTCGCGATGGTTTCCTTCTTGTCGATGGTCTGCGCGATGGCGGCGGCCAGCGTCTCTTCGAATTTGCCCGGCAGGTCACCCTTCATGCGGCGCTCGAATTCGGCGGCCAGTTCCGGGTACTGCGCGCGGTAGCCGGCGAACAGCGCGTTCCACTCGCCTTCGACGGCGGCGCCCTTCTGCTTCTGGTCCCAGGCTTCGTAGATCGGGGCCGGGATGTCGAACGGGATGGCGTCCCAGATCAGGTGCTCGCGCACCGCGGCGACTTCCTTCTCGCCCAGCGCGGCGCCGTGCACCTTGTCGCCGCCCTGCAGGTTCGGCGAACCCTTGCCGATGATGGTCTTGCAGCAGATCAGCGTCGGACGGTCCGACTGCTTGGCCTGCGCGATGGCCGCGTCCACGGCGGCGACGTCGTGGCCATCCACGCCCGGGATCACGTTCCAGCCGTACGCTGCGAAGCGCTGCGGCGTGTCGTCCGTGAACCAGCCTTCCACCTTGCCGTCGATCGAGATGCCGTTGTCGTCGTACAGCCAGATCAGCTTGTTCAGGCGCAGCGTGCCGGCCAGCGACGCGACTTCGTGCGAGATGCCTTCCATCAGGCAGCCGTCACCCAGGAACGCGTACGTGTAGTGGTCGACGATGTCGAAGCCCGGACGGTTGAATTCCTTCGCGAGCAGCCACTCGGCCAGCGCCATGCCGACGGCGTTGGCGATGCCTTGGCCCAGCGGGCCGGTGGTCGTTTCCACGCCCGGGGTGATGCCGACTTCCGGGTGGCCCGGGGTCTTCGAATGCATCTGGCGGAAGTCGCGGATGTCGTCCATCGACAGGTCGTAGCCCGACAGGTGCAGCAGTGCGTAGTGCAGCATCGAACCGTGGCCGTTCGACAGCAGGAAACGGTCGCGATTCATCCAGCCCGGATTGGCCGGGTTGTGGCGATAATGGCCGTCCCACAGCGCGACGGCGATCTCGGCCATGCCCATCGGCATGCCGGGGTGGCCGGAATTCGCCTTCTGGACGGCGTCCATCGCCAGCGCACGAATTGCGTTGGCCATCAGGGTGGTGGTTTGCAGAGATTTCATGGATGTGTGGGTCTGAGGATAGGGAAGCGGTGGCGGTCAAGCTGGCCTTAACCGGGTATTTTACCAGAGCATGACAACCTCGCTTTAAAATGCCGGCTCGTTAACGGTTCCGATTATCATCCATGCCACGTTTTTACTGCCCCCAGGCGCTGATCCCCGGCAGCGTCGTCGACCTGCCGGAAGCGGTCGCCCACCACCTGCACGTCGTGCGCCAGCAGAGCGGCGACGAGCTCGTGCTGTTCAATGGCGAGGGCGGCCAGGTGCGCGCGCGCCTCGCCGAGATCGGCAAGCGCCGCGCCAGCGCCGAGATCCTTGCGCACGACGCCGTCGACGTGGAACTCCCCTTCCGCGTCACCCTGGCCCAAGGTTTGCCGGAGGGCAGCAAGATGGACTGGATCGTCGAGAAGGCCGTCGAGCTGGGTGCGGCCGGCATCATCCCGCTGGCGGCGCAGCGCTCGGTCGTGCGGCTTTCGGGCGACCGTGCCGACAAGCGCCTTGCACACTGGCAGGCCGTCGTCGTCAGCGCGTCCGAACAATGCGGACGCAACCGGCTGGCACACGTCGCGCCCGTGCAGGACGCGAACCGCTGGCTTGCAGAATCAGGCACCAGCGCAGGCGCCGGCACGCGCATCCTGCTCTCCCCGCGCGCGGACGCATCGCTCGCGCAGTGGGTGCGCGCGACCCCGGCGCAGGACATCACCCTGCTCGTCGGGCCGGAAGGCGGTTTCACGGACCAGGAAGAAGATGCGGCGCGGGCTGCCGGCGCACTGGCCCTGTCGATGGGACCGCGCGTGCTGCGCACGGAGACGGCCGGATTGGCCGCGCTCGCGATCCTGGCGGCGGGCTGGGGCGGGATCTGAATAAAAAAACCCGCCCGCAGCCGGGGCTGCGTGCGGGGTTGTGCGAAACGGTTTCGCTTGGTTTCGCTTAGAACGTGTAGGCCAGGCCCAGGCTGAAGAAGCGGCCGATGGCGCCTGCCTGGTGCAGCGAGGCGTTGTACGACGTTTGCGCGCCCGAGTTGCCGTAGGTCGCCACGTCAGCCGGCGGCTGGCGGTCGAACAGGTTCAGGATCGAACCCTTCACCGTCAGGTTCTGGCTCAGCTTGTACTGCAGGTTCAGGTTGACCGACGTGAACGATGCAACGTGGCAGTAGTACTCAGGCTGCGGCAGGTTGCGGAAGTACGCGCGGCCACCCACGTTGAAGCTGGTACCGCCAGGGCCCGAGCAGTCGTTCACGCCCAGCGACGGGTCGATGGTCGAGAAGTCGCTGGTGTAGTTCACCGTCGTGTTCACGTCCAGCGGGCCACGGCTCCAGGCCAGCGAGAACTGTGCACGGTCCTTCGGGCTGCCGGTCGCGCCGGAAATCGCCGACGGGCCTTGCGTGCCGGCCAGCTGGTAGCTCACGCCACCGGCGGCTTCCGTCAGGTAGCTGAAGGTGTGCGCCGCGCTCAGGTTCGCCTTCAGGGAGCCCAGGTCGTTCGGCAGGCGCCAGCGGTAGCCGATGTCCGCTTCGATGCCGCTGGTCTTGGTGCCGCCCAGGTTCACGTATGGCGAGGTCGCGTAGATGATCGGGCCCAGCGCCGGGGTGCCGACGGAGGTGGTACCGTCGCCGTTGGCGATGTCCAGCGGGGTGACCGGGCCGCGCACGAATGCCGGGACGTAGCTTGGATCGTTACCGGCGGCCGACACGATCTGGTTGGTGACCTTGATGTTGTAGTAGTCGAGGGTGGCGTTCAGGCCACGCACCGGCTCCAGGATCACGCCCAGGGTGTAGGACGTCGATTTCTCAGGCGACAGCGACGGCGTGGTCAGCTGGACGTACGGCGGGTTCAGGCCGCAGGCGGTCGGCACATTGCCCGCGGTGTTCGGGTTGCCGTTCGCGCACAGGACCGGATCGTCGATACCGTTGAAGGTGAAGAACGAACCGGCATTGCCCACCTCGGCCGGGTTCGGCGCGCGGAAGCCCTTGGCGTACGTACCGCGCACGCCGAACTGGCTCATCGGCGCCCACT includes:
- the map gene encoding type I methionyl aminopeptidase, which produces MPIKLKTEKDIAKMRVSGRLAAEVLEMIAEYVVPGVSTEELDRRCNDYIRKVQKATPANVGYHGFPKTLCTSVNSVVCHGIPSPAEILQDGDIVNIDVTVIKDGWHGDTSRMYFVGTPSPEAKKLVDTTYDAMMAGIRAVRPGARLGDVGHAIQKLAEAQGYSVVREYCGHGIGKVYHEDPQVLHYGRPNTGMLIKEGMTFTVEPMINLGDADVEQLDDGWTVVTRDRSLSAQWEHMIAVTKNGFEILTPWPKSK
- the tkt gene encoding transketolase; protein product: MKSLQTTTLMANAIRALAMDAVQKANSGHPGMPMGMAEIAVALWDGHYRHNPANPGWMNRDRFLLSNGHGSMLHYALLHLSGYDLSMDDIRDFRQMHSKTPGHPEVGITPGVETTTGPLGQGIANAVGMALAEWLLAKEFNRPGFDIVDHYTYAFLGDGCLMEGISHEVASLAGTLRLNKLIWLYDDNGISIDGKVEGWFTDDTPQRFAAYGWNVIPGVDGHDVAAVDAAIAQAKQSDRPTLICCKTIIGKGSPNLQGGDKVHGAALGEKEVAAVREHLIWDAIPFDIPAPIYEAWDQKQKGAAVEGEWNALFAGYRAQYPELAAEFERRMKGDLPGKFEETLAAAIAQTIDKKETIATRKASQNAIQALAPVLPEFLGGSADLTGSNLTNWKESVAVRSGTPGNHINYGVREFGMAAMMNGVALHGGFIPFGATFLTFSDYSRNALRMAALMKIRSLFVFTHDSIGLGEDGPTHQSVEHVSSLRLIPNLDNWRPCDTTESTVAWGAAVKRKDGPSTLIFSRQNLPFMERDAATVANIAKGGYVLRDVANPAAVLIATGSEVELAVKAAETLAGQGIQVRVVSMPSTDVFERQDAAYKAAVLGRGIPRVAVEAGVTDFWYKYVGLEGAVVGIDTFGESAPAPVLFKHFGFTVENVVAKVKSVLPA
- a CDS encoding TonB-dependent receptor plug domain-containing protein, which codes for MMEKVLSRSIRLICVSGIAFGMHAAYAQETQPAPLQRVEVTGSRIRQVDLETAQPIQVMTQEQIQKTGLVTVGDILNQLSSAGTPDFDRGGSLTSNRENGGQYISLRNLGSNRLLVLVDGKRWTQSVDGYTDMSTIPSAMIERIEVLKDGASSIYGSDAISGVVNIILKKRMDGGQLSLYSGANDKADGRAKDFSLTYGASSDKASLMVGLSHTEQGTVWARDRDITKYPKGPAHPTSGLGAGPWAEVLPANGDAFDYVLNHTGGAGGNGIGTGSDPRNTANYHDWKSSIVEDKFNSASQMMFQMPNRLDTLFTKGTLELPYNMQLSTTAMYSQRQSSAQVAGYPLRSDAQPSYPVYIDKDNYYNPFGEDLYFIRRTVEVPRVTENTNNTFHVDTTLSGTFDWKGKAWNWDVGYNHSAVRGTTMGTGNVNLLNLKKALGPSFLNANGVVQCGTAAAPIPLAECKPFNIIAGPGATNKETLDYVMSTGQATYGSTINSATANISGELLQLPAGMLGVAGGVEHREVRGYDIPGQFEQSGYSTDLAGNSTIGKYSVREAYLETNIPILKGVRFAELLSVDLATRYSDYSNFGNTHNSKASFMWKPIKDLLVRGTWAQGFRAPTVGDTFGGGQQTYDTYMDPCDSAYGQRGTPGVDARCTAAGARPGFRQTDQTNTPISDAGGAQSANPFMSGAGNASLQPERAKTKTFGFVYSPAFLPGLSGSLDWYNIRVDNLISGISATQVAEYCYVQGVASFCNAIKRDPITGQITNLSRGNANLGALETEGYDLSLAYRFPRGAYGAFGLRSDSTFVTKYRTKADNTADWESSLGEYDGGGGYAYYRVKSNVALDWSLGNWSATWTARYFGGIRDKCFSSTVECSTPKGLANWGTGYNQKGAMVYNDVSVAYKTSWKGQIMVGANNIFDKEARTTILGASSSSAVDANLPIDRFIYVRYNQSF
- the gap gene encoding type I glyceraldehyde-3-phosphate dehydrogenase codes for the protein MTIKVAINGYGRIGRNVLRAFYEGGKKQDIQIVALNDLGNVEHNAHLTRYDTTHGKFPGTVEVDGDYMIVNGDRIRVYAQRNPAELPWGELGVDVVLECTGFFTTKEKASAHLKGGAKKVIISAPGGKDVDATIVFGVNQDVLKSTDTVISNASCTTNCLAPLVKPLNDAIGLENGLMTTVHAYTNDQVLTDVMHEDLRRARSATQSMIPTKTGAAAAVGLVLPELNGKLDGYAIRVPTINVSIVDLSFIAKRDTTVEEINKLMKDASEGALKGILTYNTEPLVSVDFNHNPASSNFDATLTKVSGRLVKVSSWYDNEWGFSNRMLDTTVALMNAK
- a CDS encoding TonB-dependent receptor plug domain-containing protein — its product is MQQRTRIALAVALATHTMSALAQEPLQRVEVTGSRIRQVDLETAQPIQVLTQDQIQKTGLVTVGDIINNLSAAGTPAFSKGQTLTSNREQGGQYINMRNLGANRLLVLVNGKRWTQTVAGYTDMSTIPAALIERIDILKDGASSIYGSDAIAGVVNIILKKSMQGGLASVYAGRNEQGDGRKKDYALSYGAGGDRANMMFGLTYTEDGAVWAKDRDITAFLYGPGHVNASLGTGPWGRIRQVNAGGGATGFNKILNHTGSYLGDGTGTRSRDPNNYHDYTGADADTFNSSDQMMYLSPTRLASIFTRGSITLPHAMRFTTTAMFADRTAARENAGYPLSSLTQSKFPVYIDKNSYYNPYPGQDLFFYRRTTEVPRMATNENRTLHIDVGLEGTVDLSGKAWSWSVGYNHSAITGAILSKGHLNLLNLKKALGPSFLNAAGAVQCGTAANPIPLAECVPFDIVGGPSASTAAALDYVMSTGQATYGSTINSATADITGDLFDLPAGAVGIAAGLEHRSVCGYDRPGQFEQSGYSTDLAGNATVGRYTVREAYIEFNVPLLKNKPFAQLLGIDIASRHSDYSNFGNTTNSKASVMWKPVRDLLARATYAQGFRAPTLNDTFGGGSQAFDAYLDACDSKYGEAAKNPAVAARCAAAGVPAGFRQVNQAGTPVPAGGAQTPFPFQQGAGNAALQPETATTKTIGLVYSPGWLNGASIALDWFDIHVENRITGVTAAYEINQCYVGGVQAFCDRIQRDPVTGMITSLSRRNANLGELQTKGFDLALAYRFPRTAFGQFNVRSESTYTETFRIRSTPASNWDNYAGEFTYNRVKSNLALDWNLGNWSATLASRYYSGVKVHCWSAANNEECSNPNDPASWGTGYTKFGAQVYSDLSLGYALPWQAKLLVGANNVFDRKPRIVYDANTSFVNGTSASSAVDPQMPIDRLFYVRYNQSF